The following proteins are encoded in a genomic region of Drosophila miranda strain MSH22 chromosome 4, D.miranda_PacBio2.1, whole genome shotgun sequence:
- the LOC108163920 gene encoding uncharacterized protein LOC108163920 isoform X5, whose translation MDSVTSEQSEKNTNSNTEINNNNSTTFNNNNSTTIHTNSTTIPNNYRINLSNNHPATFNHYSTTFNNNQIRNFNNNGHIHNNLSCIVPNNLTCNIHNCSSNIIPILTSNMNTTAMLMHHQQQQQAAAAAAAAAAAQQQQQQQQQQQQQQQQQQQNGRDGSNSSRGANDDRPNGRSSHTGRGSSCSPASSPSRHPSAVSPVSSLNHSMMAQMQQQQQQQQQQQQQQQHHQLSPPPHVGAGGMPTGNGLPAGLPPRMPHGLPPHSLGLLNSLQMMHHASPLELMAAAHHHVPPRSYNSPPPISTSDPSANECKLVEYRGQKVAAFIISNETMLCLPQAFELFLKHLVGGLHTVYTKLKRLDIVPLVCNVEQVRILRGLGAIQPGVNRCKLLSCKDFDVLYRDCTTASSRPGRPPKRGPVGLSLPPSHLSQHPQLKKHRLDNGDYAYENGHISDMNRLEKSPLLANGYNPPPINHMAFMQMNAHHPGAAALMSPGMPPHGLHARPESQMLKAAAQNAGMSAANMDALARSGIWENCRAAYEDIVKHLERLREERTDERQQVMGVSGAVVDRVGHVIVGDVKPRDLSSRNCSPTRQSPVLNLSKSGGNTDHGGSNCDAGSERSDCHSVAGSARGSRSVDEGSRSGGVGGGIIGVEDDEEEEENLSDENQSEADERCLAKDDEDLSDTERDNLSTGSAAAAAAAAAAAAHLHQHAAAASHHHQAAAAAAVHHLGVVPQRGSPSAEAAAAAALQHQRALNYSQLAAAAAVANGAGAAVVNGPPGAVGGGALTPNEALMAANDATAAAALAGGLALGPLGIDAHAAVPASSTETLLRNIQSLLKVAADNARQQERQISYEKAELKMDVLREREVKDSLERQLVDERKLRVLYQKRFRRERKIRIRYQQQLGGGPKISSSNANGNGGGACSDAEVCGGSSVSDVKCHNSSSNSRDGVEALKDNDGGSRGGSEKSDKSLSSSSCDVTGHVTASTAVAACSESPTHFKREPHSDHEGSMERQPRASSGPEDEPRCGSRERDERPPSAAAVAAAAAAAEGSLAAAAAAAAAAAASNGKGPWSYPGIDLMATGAFWQNYSESLAQELEMERKTRAANAERDVKSPLSERPTAYYKNSVLFGSAN comes from the exons ATGGATTCTGTGACAAGTGAACAAAGTGAAAAGAACACTAACAGTAATACAGAAATCAATAACAACAACTCAACGAcgttcaacaacaacaattcaACAACAATCCATACCAATTCAACAACAATCCCCAATAATTACAGGATCAACTTAAGCAACAACCATCCAGCAACGTTTAACCACTATTCAACAACTTTCAACAACAATCAAATCAGAAACTTCAACAACAACGGCCACATCCACAACAACTTAAGCTGCATCGTCCCCAACAATCTTACCTGCAACATTCACaattgcagcagcaacatcataCCAATCCTCACCAGCAATATGAACACCACAGCCATGTTGATGcaccatcaacagcagcagcaggccgccgccgcggcagcagcagcagcagccgcccaacagcagcagcaacaacagcaacagcagcagcaacagcagcagcaacagcaacagaacggCCGCGACGGCAGCAACAGCTCTCGAGGAGCCAACGATGATCGACCCAATGGTCGAAGTTCTCATACGGGACGTGGCTCCAGCTGCTCGCCGGCCAGCTCGCCGAGTCGCCATCCCAGCGCCGTGAGTCCCGTCAGCTCCCTGAATCACTCGATGATGGCCCaaatgcaacagcaacagcagcagcagcagcaacaacagcaacagcagcaacaccatCAGCTGAGTCCCCCGCCGCATGTGGGAGCTGGTGGCATGCCCACGGGCAATGGCTTGCCCGCTGGACTGCCGCCGAGAATGCCGCACGGCCTGCCACCGCACTCGCTCGGTCTGCTCAACTCGCTGCAGATGATGCACCATGCCTCGCCGCTGGAGCTGATGGCTGCCGCCCATCACCATGTGCCGCCGCGATCGTACAACTCGCCGCCGCCCATCTCCACCTCCGATCCGAGCGCCAACGAGTGCAAGCTGGTGGAGTACCGCGGCCAGAAGGTGGCCGCCTTCATCATCAGCAACGAGACAATGCTCTGCCTGCCGCAGGCTTTCGAGCTCTTCCTCAAGCACCTGGTGGGTGGCCTGCACACGGTCTACACGAAGCTGAAGCGCCTGGATATTGTGCCCTTGGTGTGCAATGTGGAGCAGGTGCGAATACTCCGCGGTCTGGGGGCCATCCAGCCGGGCGTCAATCGCTGCAAGTTGCTCAGCTGCAAGGACTTTGATGTGCTCTACAGGGACTGCACCACAGCCAG TTCCAGACCGGGTAGACCGCCCAAACGAGGACCCGTGGGTCTCTCCCTGCCGCCCAGCCATCTATCCCAGCATCCGCAGCTGAAGAAGCACCGCCTGGACAACGGCGACTATGCTTATGAGAATGGCCATATTAGTG ATATGAATCGATTGGAGAAGTCGCCACTGCTGGCTAATGGCTACAATCCGCCGCCCATCAATCACATGGCCTTTATGCAAATGAATGCCCATCATCCTGGGGCGGCGGCTCTGATGTCTCCTGGCATGCCTCCGCATGGCCTGCATGCTCGTCCCGAGAGCCAAATGCTGAAGGCCGCCGCCCAGAATGCCGGCATGTCGGCTGCCAATATGGATGCGCTTGCCCGCTCTGGGATCTGGGAGAATTGCCGGGCTGCCTATGAGGATATTGTCAAGCATTTGGAGCGTTTGCGGGAGGAGCGAACGGACGAGCGGCAGCAGGTGATGGGCGTCAGTGGCGCTGTTGTGGATCGCGTGGGTCATGTCATAGTGGGCGACGTGAAGCCCAGGGATCTCAGTTCAAGGAATT GCTCCCCCACGCGCCAGAGTCCGGTGTTAAATCTAAGCAAATCCGGCGGCAACACCGATCATGGTGGCAGCAACTGTGATGCCGGCAGCGAGCGTAGCGACTGCCACTCGGTGGCAGGATCCGCAAGGGGCTCGCGCAGcgtggacgagggcagtcgcAGTGGCGGCGTTGGCGGTGGCATCATCGGCGTGGAggacgacgaggaggaggaggagaaccTGAGCGACGAGAATCAATCCGAAGCCGATGAACGCTGCCTGGCCAAAGACGATGAGG ATTTGAGTGACACGGAACGTGATAATCTGTCCACGGGTTCGGCGGCcgccgccgcagcagcagccgcggCAGCAGCGCACCTGCACCAACATGCAGCAGCCGCCTCGCACCACCATcaggcagcagcggcggcagccgTGCACCACCTCGGTGTGGTGCCGCAACGCGGCTCCCCTTCTGCGGAGgcagccgctgccgccgccctGCAACATCAGCGCGCCCTCAACTACTCGCAGCTGGCGGCAGCCGCTGCGGTGGCCAATGGGGCAGGTGCTGCTGTGGTCAATGGTCCGCCTGGCGCCGTGGGCGGTGGCGCCCTCACCCCCAACGAGGCGCTGATGGCGGCTAACGATGCCACCGCTGCAGCAGCCCTGGCCGGCGGCCTGGCCCTGGGTCCCCTCGGCATCGATGCCCACGCCGCTGTGCCCGCAAGCTCCACGGAGACGCTGCTGCGGAATATCCAGAGCCTGCTCAAGGTGGCAGCCGATAATGCCCGGCAGCAAGAGCGTCAAATCAGCTACGAAAAAG CTGAGCTCAAGATGGATGTTCTGCGAGAGCGTGAGGTGAAAGATTCGCTGGAGAGACAACTGGTTGATGAAAGGAAATTGAGAG TGCTGTACCAAAAGCGCTTCCGACGAGAGCGCAAGATCCGCATTCGCTACCAGCAGCAGCTCGGTGGCGGCCCCAAGATTAGCAGTTCGAATGCCAATGGGAATGGCGGTGGCGCCTGCAGCGACGCGGAGGTGTGCGGGGGCAGCAGCGTCAGCGACGTGAAGtgccacaacagcagcagcaatagccGCGACGGCGTCGAGGCGCTCAAAG ACAACGACGGCGGCAGTCGCGGCGGCAGCGAAAAGTCTGACAAGTCCCtcagctcctcctcctgtgATGTGACCGGCCATGTCACGGCCTCCACTGCAGTCGCAGCCTGCTCCGAGtcccccacccacttcaaGCGCGAGCCGCACTCCGACCACGAGGGATCCATGGAGCGCCAGCCCCGCGCCAGCTCCGGCCCCGAGGACGAGCCGCGCTGCGGCAGTCGCGAGCGGGACGAACGGCCTCCCAGCGCTGCTGCCGTGGCCGCCGCAGCAGCTGCGGCTGAGGGTAGCCTGGccgcagcagcggcggcggcagcagcggccgctgCCAGCAACGGCAAGGGTCCATGGAGCTATCCGGGCATCGATCTGATGGCCACGGGGGCCTTCTGGCAGAACTATTCCG AATCTCTAGCCCAAGAGCTGGAAATGGAGCGCAAAACGCGTGCCGCCAACGCCGAGCGGGATGTCAAGAGTCCGCTCTCAGAGCGTCCGACGGCCTACTACAAGAACTCGGTGCTCTTCGGCAGTGCCAACTAA
- the LOC108163920 gene encoding uncharacterized protein LOC108163920 isoform X8 → MNTTAMLMHHQQQQQAAAAAAAAAAAQQQQQQQQQQQQQQQQQQQNGRDGSNSSRGANDDRPNGRSSHTGRGSSCSPASSPSRHPSAVSPVSSLNHSMMAQMQQQQQQQQQQQQQQQHHQLSPPPHVGAGGMPTGNGLPAGLPPRMPHGLPPHSLGLLNSLQMMHHASPLELMAAAHHHVPPRSYNSPPPISTSDPSANECKLVEYRGQKVAAFIISNETMLCLPQAFELFLKHLVGGLHTVYTKLKRLDIVPLVCNVEQVRILRGLGAIQPGVNRCKLLSCKDFDVLYRDCTTARCLSIKPPESNSLQFRSSRPGRPPKRGPVGLSLPPSHLSQHPQLKKHRLDNGDYAYENGHISDMNRLEKSPLLANGYNPPPINHMAFMQMNAHHPGAAALMSPGMPPHGLHARPESQMLKAAAQNAGMSAANMDALARSGIWENCRAAYEDIVKHLERLREERTDERQQVMGVSGAVVDRVGHVIVGDVKPRDLSSRNCSPTRQSPVLNLSKSGGNTDHGGSNCDAGSERSDCHSVAGSARGSRSVDEGSRSGGVGGGIIGVEDDEEEEENLSDENQSEADERCLAKDDEDLSDTERDNLSTGSAAAAAAAAAAAAHLHQHAAAASHHHQAAAAAAVHHLGVVPQRGSPSAEAAAAAALQHQRALNYSQLAAAAAVANGAGAAVVNGPPGAVGGGALTPNEALMAANDATAAAALAGGLALGPLGIDAHAAVPASSTETLLRNIQSLLKVAADNARQQERQISYEKAELKMDVLREREVKDSLERQLVDERKLRVLYQKRFRRERKIRIRYQQQLGGGPKISSSNANGNGGGACSDAEVCGGSSVSDVKCHNSSSNSRDGVEALKDNDGGSRGGSEKSDKSLSSSSCDVTGHVTASTAVAACSESPTHFKREPHSDHEGSMERQPRASSGPEDEPRCGSRERDERPPSAAAVAAAAAAAEGSLAAAAAAAAAAAASNGKGPWSYPGIDLMATGAFWQNYSESLAQELEMERKTRAANAERDVKSPLSERPTAYYKNSVLFGSAN, encoded by the exons ATGAACACCACAGCCATGTTGATGcaccatcaacagcagcagcaggccgccgccgcggcagcagcagcagcagccgcccaacagcagcagcaacaacagcaacagcagcagcaacagcagcagcaacagcaacagaacggCCGCGACGGCAGCAACAGCTCTCGAGGAGCCAACGATGATCGACCCAATGGTCGAAGTTCTCATACGGGACGTGGCTCCAGCTGCTCGCCGGCCAGCTCGCCGAGTCGCCATCCCAGCGCCGTGAGTCCCGTCAGCTCCCTGAATCACTCGATGATGGCCCaaatgcaacagcaacagcagcagcagcagcaacaacagcaacagcagcaacaccatCAGCTGAGTCCCCCGCCGCATGTGGGAGCTGGTGGCATGCCCACGGGCAATGGCTTGCCCGCTGGACTGCCGCCGAGAATGCCGCACGGCCTGCCACCGCACTCGCTCGGTCTGCTCAACTCGCTGCAGATGATGCACCATGCCTCGCCGCTGGAGCTGATGGCTGCCGCCCATCACCATGTGCCGCCGCGATCGTACAACTCGCCGCCGCCCATCTCCACCTCCGATCCGAGCGCCAACGAGTGCAAGCTGGTGGAGTACCGCGGCCAGAAGGTGGCCGCCTTCATCATCAGCAACGAGACAATGCTCTGCCTGCCGCAGGCTTTCGAGCTCTTCCTCAAGCACCTGGTGGGTGGCCTGCACACGGTCTACACGAAGCTGAAGCGCCTGGATATTGTGCCCTTGGTGTGCAATGTGGAGCAGGTGCGAATACTCCGCGGTCTGGGGGCCATCCAGCCGGGCGTCAATCGCTGCAAGTTGCTCAGCTGCAAGGACTTTGATGTGCTCTACAGGGACTGCACCACAGCCAG ATGCCTATCGATCAAGCCACCAGAGAG TAACTCTCTGCAATTCCGCAGTTCCAGACCGGGTAGACCGCCCAAACGAGGACCCGTGGGTCTCTCCCTGCCGCCCAGCCATCTATCCCAGCATCCGCAGCTGAAGAAGCACCGCCTGGACAACGGCGACTATGCTTATGAGAATGGCCATATTAGTG ATATGAATCGATTGGAGAAGTCGCCACTGCTGGCTAATGGCTACAATCCGCCGCCCATCAATCACATGGCCTTTATGCAAATGAATGCCCATCATCCTGGGGCGGCGGCTCTGATGTCTCCTGGCATGCCTCCGCATGGCCTGCATGCTCGTCCCGAGAGCCAAATGCTGAAGGCCGCCGCCCAGAATGCCGGCATGTCGGCTGCCAATATGGATGCGCTTGCCCGCTCTGGGATCTGGGAGAATTGCCGGGCTGCCTATGAGGATATTGTCAAGCATTTGGAGCGTTTGCGGGAGGAGCGAACGGACGAGCGGCAGCAGGTGATGGGCGTCAGTGGCGCTGTTGTGGATCGCGTGGGTCATGTCATAGTGGGCGACGTGAAGCCCAGGGATCTCAGTTCAAGGAATT GCTCCCCCACGCGCCAGAGTCCGGTGTTAAATCTAAGCAAATCCGGCGGCAACACCGATCATGGTGGCAGCAACTGTGATGCCGGCAGCGAGCGTAGCGACTGCCACTCGGTGGCAGGATCCGCAAGGGGCTCGCGCAGcgtggacgagggcagtcgcAGTGGCGGCGTTGGCGGTGGCATCATCGGCGTGGAggacgacgaggaggaggaggagaaccTGAGCGACGAGAATCAATCCGAAGCCGATGAACGCTGCCTGGCCAAAGACGATGAGG ATTTGAGTGACACGGAACGTGATAATCTGTCCACGGGTTCGGCGGCcgccgccgcagcagcagccgcggCAGCAGCGCACCTGCACCAACATGCAGCAGCCGCCTCGCACCACCATcaggcagcagcggcggcagccgTGCACCACCTCGGTGTGGTGCCGCAACGCGGCTCCCCTTCTGCGGAGgcagccgctgccgccgccctGCAACATCAGCGCGCCCTCAACTACTCGCAGCTGGCGGCAGCCGCTGCGGTGGCCAATGGGGCAGGTGCTGCTGTGGTCAATGGTCCGCCTGGCGCCGTGGGCGGTGGCGCCCTCACCCCCAACGAGGCGCTGATGGCGGCTAACGATGCCACCGCTGCAGCAGCCCTGGCCGGCGGCCTGGCCCTGGGTCCCCTCGGCATCGATGCCCACGCCGCTGTGCCCGCAAGCTCCACGGAGACGCTGCTGCGGAATATCCAGAGCCTGCTCAAGGTGGCAGCCGATAATGCCCGGCAGCAAGAGCGTCAAATCAGCTACGAAAAAG CTGAGCTCAAGATGGATGTTCTGCGAGAGCGTGAGGTGAAAGATTCGCTGGAGAGACAACTGGTTGATGAAAGGAAATTGAGAG TGCTGTACCAAAAGCGCTTCCGACGAGAGCGCAAGATCCGCATTCGCTACCAGCAGCAGCTCGGTGGCGGCCCCAAGATTAGCAGTTCGAATGCCAATGGGAATGGCGGTGGCGCCTGCAGCGACGCGGAGGTGTGCGGGGGCAGCAGCGTCAGCGACGTGAAGtgccacaacagcagcagcaatagccGCGACGGCGTCGAGGCGCTCAAAG ACAACGACGGCGGCAGTCGCGGCGGCAGCGAAAAGTCTGACAAGTCCCtcagctcctcctcctgtgATGTGACCGGCCATGTCACGGCCTCCACTGCAGTCGCAGCCTGCTCCGAGtcccccacccacttcaaGCGCGAGCCGCACTCCGACCACGAGGGATCCATGGAGCGCCAGCCCCGCGCCAGCTCCGGCCCCGAGGACGAGCCGCGCTGCGGCAGTCGCGAGCGGGACGAACGGCCTCCCAGCGCTGCTGCCGTGGCCGCCGCAGCAGCTGCGGCTGAGGGTAGCCTGGccgcagcagcggcggcggcagcagcggccgctgCCAGCAACGGCAAGGGTCCATGGAGCTATCCGGGCATCGATCTGATGGCCACGGGGGCCTTCTGGCAGAACTATTCCG AATCTCTAGCCCAAGAGCTGGAAATGGAGCGCAAAACGCGTGCCGCCAACGCCGAGCGGGATGTCAAGAGTCCGCTCTCAGAGCGTCCGACGGCCTACTACAAGAACTCGGTGCTCTTCGGCAGTGCCAACTAA